In one Macaca fascicularis isolate 582-1 chromosome 6, T2T-MFA8v1.1 genomic region, the following are encoded:
- the REEP2 gene encoding receptor expression-enhancing protein 2 isoform X4, producing MMRVGKRGLNLAANAAVTAAAKGVLSEKLRSFSMQDLTLIRDEDALPLQGPDGRLRPGPGSLLDTIEDLGDDPALGLRSSTNVADSRTEASEDDMGDKAPKRAKPIKKAPKAEPLASKTLKTRPKKKASGGGDSA from the exons ATGATGAGGGTGGGCAAGAGGGGCCTGAACCTGGCCGCTAATGCCGCAGTCACAGCTGCTGCCAAG GGGGTGCTGTCAGAGAAGCTCCGCAGCTTCAGCATGCAGGACCTGACCCTGATTCGGGACGAGGATGCACTGCCCCTGCAGGGGCCCGACGGCCGCCTCCGACCCGGCCCTGGCAGCCTCCTGGACACCATTGAGGACTTAG GAGATGACCCTGCCCTGGGTCTAAGGTCCAGCACAAACGTGGCAGATTCCCGGACAGAGGCCTCTGAGGATGACATGGGAGACAAAGCTCCCAAGAGGGCCAAACCCATCAAAAAGGCCCCCAAAGCTGAG CCACTGGCTTCCAAGACACTGAAGACCCGGCCCAAGAAGAAGGCTTCTGGCGGGGGCGACTCAGCTTGA
- the REEP2 gene encoding receptor expression-enhancing protein 2 isoform X3 encodes MMRVGKRGLNLAANAAVTAAAKGQGVLSEKLRSFSMQDLTLIRDEDALPLQGPDGRLRPGPGSLLDTIEDLGDDPALGLRSSTNVADSRTEASEDDMGDKAPKRAKPIKKAPKAEPLASKTLKTRPKKKASGGGDSA; translated from the exons ATGATGAGGGTGGGCAAGAGGGGCCTGAACCTGGCCGCTAATGCCGCAGTCACAGCTGCTGCCAAG GGCCAGGGGGTGCTGTCAGAGAAGCTCCGCAGCTTCAGCATGCAGGACCTGACCCTGATTCGGGACGAGGATGCACTGCCCCTGCAGGGGCCCGACGGCCGCCTCCGACCCGGCCCTGGCAGCCTCCTGGACACCATTGAGGACTTAG GAGATGACCCTGCCCTGGGTCTAAGGTCCAGCACAAACGTGGCAGATTCCCGGACAGAGGCCTCTGAGGATGACATGGGAGACAAAGCTCCCAAGAGGGCCAAACCCATCAAAAAGGCCCCCAAAGCTGAG CCACTGGCTTCCAAGACACTGAAGACCCGGCCCAAGAAGAAGGCTTCTGGCGGGGGCGACTCAGCTTGA